The window GGTAAGCGAAACAGGCGGCCGGCATTGGCGCTGGTCTGTTGGGCGATAACGGCCGTGTCCACCCCCTTCACCTCGGCAATGCGCGCCGCCACCAAAGCCACGTAAGCCGATTCATTGCGCTTACCCCGGTAAGGTTCTGGCGCTAAATAGGGCGCGTCGGTCTCGATGAGAATGCGCTCCAGCGGCGTTTGGCGCACAATCTCGCGCAGGTCGTCGGCCTTTTTAAACGTCACCGGGCCGGTAAAACCAAGATAAAAGCCCATGTCCAGCGCCGCCTGCGCCATCGCCCAATCGCCGGAAAAAGAGTGCAGCACGCCGGGATTTTCTCGTCCGGCCAACGGCGAAGCGGCCAGCAGACGCAGCACGTCGGCGCTGGCTTCGCGGTTGTGGATAATGACCGGCAGGTTCAACGCGGCGGCCAGGGCCAACTGCTGGGCGAAGGCTTCATGCTGCACCGGTTTGGGCGCATCGTCCCAATGATAATCCAGCCCAATTTCCCCGATGGCTACCACTTTGGGCAGCGCGGCGGCGGCGCGAACCGTTTCCAGCCAAACGGCCGTCCACCCGGCGCTGGAATTGGGATGGATGCCAACGGCGGCAAACAGGCTGTGATGGGTTTGAGCCAGGTCGGTAACGGCCGTCACATTCTGCCAATCAATCGCCGGCACAATGATGGCTGCCACCCCCGCGGCCGCCGCCCGTTGTAATACGGCCGTGCGGTCGCCATCAAACTGGCGCATATCCAGGTGGCAGTGAGTATCAATCAGCATAATCAATCGGCCGAGCCTGCGCTGCTCTGGCGATAAACTGTCAAAAACTCGGCCGGAACTTGCACGGCCACCACTTCGCCGCGGGCGCATTCCACGCCATCGGCGCTGAGGGTTGAGGTGACGATCACTTTGCGCCCTTTCACCTCTTTCACCCGGCCGCGAACTTCTAAAACGGCGTCCAGCGGCGTCGGTTTCAGGTAATCCACATGCAGCGATGCGGTGAGGAAACGCAGCGCCGGTTCGGAATCCATCGCCCGCCCTTCGGCGCGATAAGCGGCGGCAGCGGCCGTGCCGGTACCGTGGCAGTCAATTAGCGAAGCAATTAGACCGCCATAGACAAACCCGGGAATCGCCATGTGATACGGCCGTGGCCGGTACAGCGTCACCGACTCGTCCCCTTCCCAATAAGTCTTTATCTGCAACCCATCGGGATTCAACCGGCCGCACCCATAACAGTAGCTTAAATCATCCGGGTAAAAATCCTGAAACGCCTTTTCCATCCTTCTCCTCCTGAACAAAAGCTAGTACACCGATGCTTAAATCTTGATCGGATAAATCCCTCCCCTTAATCCTCTCCCACTGGGAGGGGAAACCCGCTCCCTCTCCCACTGGGAGAGGGCTGGGGAGAGGGAAAAATATGCTAAAGACTTACGTCAAGTTGTACTAGCTTTTTAATCCGGCCAGCCGCAGGCCATCTTGCAAAATATCCGGCACACGCTCCTGGTGGGTGGTCTCGCAGTAGACGCGCAGCACCGGTTCCGTGCCGCTAAAGCGCACCAGCAGCCAGCCGCCGTCTTCC of the Candidatus Leptovillus gracilis genome contains:
- a CDS encoding TatD family hydrolase — protein: MLIDTHCHLDMRQFDGDRTAVLQRAAAAGVAAIIVPAIDWQNVTAVTDLAQTHHSLFAAVGIHPNSSAGWTAVWLETVRAAAALPKVVAIGEIGLDYHWDDAPKPVQHEAFAQQLALAAALNLPVIIHNREASADVLRLLAASPLAGRENPGVLHSFSGDWAMAQAALDMGFYLGFTGPVTFKKADDLREIVRQTPLERILIETDAPYLAPEPYRGKRNESAYVALVAARIAEVKGVDTAVIAQQTSANAGRLFRLPAPA
- a CDS encoding PaaI family thioesterase, coding for MEKAFQDFYPDDLSYCYGCGRLNPDGLQIKTYWEGDESVTLYRPRPYHMAIPGFVYGGLIASLIDCHGTGTAAAAAYRAEGRAMDSEPALRFLTASLHVDYLKPTPLDAVLEVRGRVKEVKGRKVIVTSTLSADGVECARGEVVAVQVPAEFLTVYRQSSAGSAD